The Nitrospirota bacterium genome segment ACTGAAACTCTCCTGGAAACCATTTGAACTCAACCCTCACCTTCCGCAAGGTGGTGTCAATTATCACGAATATCTATCAAATAAATTTGGAGATGAGGAGGAGTTTCAAAATGTTCAGCATCGGGTTCAGGAAGCCGCCGGATCAATAGGACTGCATCTTGAATTTGATCGTATCGAGCGTCTGCCCAATACATTTGATGCGCATCGTCTGGTCTGGTTTTCCAACCGGACAGGCCGGCAGAATCAACTCGTAGAGGCTCTTTTTAGAGCCGTGTTTCTTGAAGGGAAATTTATTGGAGATCATCATACACTCGTTGAAATCGCCATAACCGCGGGGCTTGACCCCGCCGAAGTGAGACCATTTCTCGATTCATCCCAGGGAAAAGATGAGGTTCAAGTCGAAAAAGCGCTCTCTCACAACAGAGGCGTCCTGGGGGTGCCGAACATTCTGATCAACGGCCGTTACGTCGTCCGGGGAGCCCAGCCACCCGAATTCATAGCAAGATTTCTGGAAAAGGCACTTCATGATTCAACCGAACCGTTTTGAGAAATTCCGCCTCAAGCCCAAGTTCGGGAACCGAGCTTTCCAAAGTTAGTGGTCGTGTCGATGGACACAGTACGGTCCTTCACAGCCCATGAGATCTTCTTTCGGACGATAACCGGGACCAATGCGGAACTGTTCCTGCGTTTCATATAAGGGGCGTTCAACTTCCTGAGATTCAAATTCAAAATCAAGATCAACTGCCCCCTGAGGTGGAATCACAATCTCTTTCTCTACCGGCTTCATATGCGGGTGCCACGCCGTAACGTGGTAACTCCCAGGCGGAATTCGATCAATCATATACTTCCCGTCTTTCCCCGTTTTAGCATAGTAAGGATTGTCCACAATCCAACCCCAAGTCTGCATATATTCGTGCATGCCGCAAATCATCTGTGCTATTTTCATTCCCTCTTCAAAGTGGAGACTCCCGCCATGCCTATTGTCGGCGACCGGTATCGGAAAGTTCAAGATGACATTGCCTTTTTCCGGCTGATACACTTGTCCATTGTGCACGATTGGATCACGATTTAAAACAGCTAACGGAGAATCGTTTCTCAGAATCATCACGAGAGGATGGACATGGGTCAATGTTCCTTCATGGGTCTCAAACTGTTCGGCATCAGCTACATCGTAGGGGTGAAACATACAATTCACAGCTACGAATTCATTTTTAATATATCGAAATGGTTTTCCTCTTTTTACATCCTGAATGGCAATCACGACATCCTGCAATCCTCCTTCAAGATCAACATGGAATTCTTTCAGGAGTACATGTCCGTTTCCATCAGAAATCTTTTTGCAATAGACGCCATATTCATAAAGGGCGATCGGAAACGTTCGATTTTCAGGAACAGGCCCCCTCAATTTGACCTTCCCTGTCAGAGATCCACCATGGAGTGTCTCTCCCATTTCATACGCAAAACCCGGGACACTCCCGAATCCTGTGAGGAGAAATCCGGTCATCACGACTTTCAACAAGAAATAGAATCGTTTCATTTCAAACCCTCTGAGGTCACTTCGATTTTCCATCATAATAAAATTCATCTTGTTTTTAAACCATTACTTTCATGGGTGCCAAGCTGGCCAAGTTTTTTCTGGCCCTCAAAGATCTAAATATGTTAGGCTACCCACTTCAGCGTCTTGAATGAGAACTTGAGAGAATTCGCTCAAATTAACAATCCATTAATAACGGGAATCAAAAAGGAGGCAATTATGTCCATCAATCGCAAAGCATCAGCCGCATGGAACGGAAATTTAAAGGAAGGAAAAGGAACGATTTCAACGCCGAGCGGAGTATTGAAAAACACCCAGTATTCATTCGGAACACGCTTCGAAAATGCTGCGGGAACAAATCCTGAAGAATTAATCGCGGCCGCCCATGCTGGATGTTTCTCAATGGCTCTTTCAGGACAGCTAGGCAATGCTGGCATGACCGCTGAAAGTATTGAAACAACGGCCTCTTTGACGATGGAAAAACTGGAAGCGGGATTTACCATCACTTCAATTCATTTGAATACGACCGTTAAAATTCCGGGAGCCGACAAATCTAAATTTGAAACAGCCGCCAACAATGCAAAAGCCGGTTGTCCCATCTCTCGTCTGCTAAATGCCAAGATCACGATGGATGCAAAACTGATCGCTTAGAATCTTGTGAGGAGACAGGGGTGAAGCGTCGGGGGCAAAGTTCAGGTCTTGATATCCCTTGCCCTTTACCCCTGACACCTTACAGAAGGACTCATTCTTCCCTTCCGATTCTGAAACTTTTTCAGCATGCCAAAACAGATTACCCTTAAAGAGTCCAAGAGCATCGACATCGCTCTTCTGAAAGAACTCTATCAACATGCCCCCTGGGCCAAAGATCGTTCACTTGCTGACATCAAAAGAGCCCTCGCACAATCTACTTTGGTGATTTCTGCATGGGAAAGGGACCTGTTGGTCGGTTTCGCACGAGTTTTGTCGGACAAAGTTTTTCGAGCAACTATCTGGGATGTCATCGTTCGTCCAGATTACCAACAAGAAGGGATCGGATCGATGATCGTTGAAAAAATCATTGCCCATCCCTCACTCAGAAACGTCGATCGGTTCTGGTTAAACACCAAACAGCCGGAATTTTACAAAAAATTCGGTTTTGTTCCGAGCCAGGAAGCGATGCTTCTTGCCCGAAAGACAAGAATCCCTTAATCTGCTCAAAAAGGTTTAGATGTCGCCTGTGGAGGACTTCCACTATTGGATTAAAACTGGTCGTAGGTCGTCAGGCCGCAATTTTTCGAGCGACGAAGGCGTACGATTACGGTACGTTGAGAGGACTGGAAGGCGAGAACGTAACAGATAAATCTTTTTTCAGCGGATTACGAGGGTTGTTTGTCGATCTGGTACTTGTCGAGCCTGTACCTAAAGGATCTGAAATTCAGATGGAGCAATTTAGCTGCCTCCGTCTTTACCCAGCGGGTCTTTTCCAGCGCCTTAATTAAAATGTCCTTTTCGACTTCTTCAATATATTTTTCCAGATCCACTCCAGCTTCCGGAATTTCCCGAATCTTTACAGAATCCGACAACGCGATAGGACGCATGCTCGCCAATACATCTTCTTTCATGATCCTGGAATTTGAGGTGAGCGAGACAACTCTCTCAAGCATATTTTCAAGTTCTCGAACGTTTCCTTTCCACTCCTGTTCCATCAAGACATTAATCGCTTCCTGATCAATACCGAGAAGTTGCTTATTTAAAAGCTTATTGAATTTTTTTAGAAAGAAGTCGGACAACAGCGGAATATCATCTTTTCGCTCTCTTAAAGGAGGAAGGAAAACCGGAATCACATCAAGACGGTAAAAGAGATCTTCCCGAAATGAGCTTTCGGCAACAGCTTTTACCAAATCTTTATTCGTCGCGGCGACAATCCGCACGTCAACTTTAATATCTTTCGTCCCGCCCACTCTTCTAAACTCCCTTTCCTGGAGGACTCGGAGCAGTTTGACCTGTATGGATAACGACGTATCCCCTATTTCATCCAGGAAGAGTGTTCCGCCATCCGCAATCTCGAACAGTCCCTGTTTATTCATAACGGCCCCGGTGAAAGATCCTTTCATATGTCCGAAAAGTTCGCTTTCCAGCAGGTTCTCTGGGAGAGCGCTGCAGTTTACGGTCACAAAAGGTTTTTCCCTTCGTCCCGATCTTTCGTGAATAGCACGGGCCACCAGCTCCTTTCCGGTTCCGCTCTCTCCCGTAATCAGGATATTGCTGCTGCTATCAGAGATTTTTTCGATCAAATCGAGAATTTTACTCAAAGCCTGGCTTTTTCCAACAATATTTCGTGGCGAAACCAGTTCATTCAAGGAATGGCGCAGCTGACTGTTTTCCTTGCGGAGAGACTGTTTTTCGAGCGCATTTCGAATGATCAGCTTTACCTCGTCAATTTTGAACGGTTTTATCAAATAATTGTAGGCTCCCTGCTTCATGGCCTCTATCGCGGTTTCTGTCGTCGCAAATGCAGTTATCATTAAGACAAGGGTGTCCGGAGAGACTTCTTTGACCCCTTTTAATACATCCAGGCCGCTCATTTTCGGCATCTTGATATCCGTAATGACGAGATCAAAAATGTCCTTTCCGATCTGCTGAATGGCCTCCTCACCGTCAGATGCGGTCGTCACGGCATATCCTTCGTTGGAGAGAACAATGCCCAGGAATTCCCTCATGCTTTTCTCGTCATCGACAATCAGAATTTTAGCCAATCAAATACTCCTTGACGCGATCCACGATTAACGTTTGTTCATCTTGCAAAATTGGAAAAACAAGTTTGAATTCGGTTCCTTCACCGGAACCACTTTTAACGGATATCTTTCCGCCATTTTCTTCAACAATCCGGTGAACAATGGATAGACCGAGTCCGGTGCCATGATCTTTAGTGGAATAGAATGGATTAAATACCCTACCAATTGAATTGCTCGGAATTCCGATACCATTGTCCTCAAATGAAAGAAACCAATACGACTTTTCATTTTTCGAAGGTTCCTTTCCGGCTCGAATTTTTATGATTCCCCCGTTCGGCATGGCTTCAGATGCGTTTAACAGGAGATTCCAGAACACCTGTTTGATCATATCCTGATCTAAAAACACAGTGGCTAACAGGGGGTCCAGGATCAGGTCAACTTGAACCCCCTGAGCACAGGCTCCGGAGTTCTGAAAGAAAAAGATTTCTTCCTCAATATAGGATTTTATTTGTGTCATCGTTCTTTGTGGGGAGCGAGGCCTCGCGTAATTCAGAAAATCGGAGATCAAATGATTTAATCTCTCTGCCTCCTTCAGCGCAATTTCCATCAATTTATGTTGATGGTCCTTTAAGTTCAATTCTTGCCTGAGGACTTCCATTGAACCGCTCAAGGACGCCAGTGGATTCCTGATCTCATGGGCAATACCTGCGGCCATCTCTCCTAAGTGAGCCAGCCGTTCCTTAAGTTTAATAGACTCTTCCATCTCTCTAATTTTGGTTAAGTCCTGAAAGGTTCCGACAAAACCCCTTTGTTCACCCTCATCGTTTTTTAACGCCGATAACGTCATGCCAATCAGGAGACGAGTTCCATTTTTCTTTTTGCCTTCCTTGTCAAATCGAATCGTTCCGAATTTCATTTCCCACTGCTCCTGGGAAACGGGAATTCCCGGCCACCCGAAAACAGTCCACCATTTTTTATCGATAACCTCTTCCCGAAGATAACCCGAAATGGTTTCAGCGGCCGTATTAAAGGATAGAATGCTTCCCTTCAGGTCCGTGGTTAATAATCCGCTACCCATGCTGCGTACCACATTTTCATGAAAAGCCCGTAACGCCAATAATCCCCGATCCCGTTCAGCCAGTTCCTTTCGGGTCCTGTTCAATTTCTCGGAAAGGAGACCACTCATCAATGCAACCGTAAAGAAAATAATAAGGTAAAGAAAAAAAGAGTAAAACACCTCGCGTTCTGAAATATTAGTCGGACTGAAATAGCCAAACACGCCCCATTTAAAGTACTCCAGGTCAACCACGGTACCGTATAATATGAATGCAAGCGATGCGACAAAAAAGGCTCCAAAACGATTTAATAAGAGAGCCCCGGATATAATGGAAAGGATATAAAGAAACGAGAACGGACTTTCAACAGATCCGGTAAACATCACCAGCAAGGTCTCAATAAACACGTCTATCGAAAGCTGAACCAGTGAAAGATGGACGAGATTTTCCATCCGATTTAACAGATAAAAATAGCCCAAAGTGAGAAAATAAATATAACCGAGCAAGACGGAGGGAAAATAGAGAGACAGAGGTGAATTAATGGTCCCGATCTGAAAAAGGAGAGAGGCTCCGAAAAGAAGCGTCATCAGGGAGACTCTGACGATGTTTAACCACTTGATTCTTTCCTTCAGGTCCTCCATTCGAATATTGAGTTTCTCTTCCGCCGTGGCAATTTTCATAAAAAATGGGATTTGAAAGGATAAACGACTCGGTAGAGGGTTATCCAACTACAGAGGCCATTTTAAAGATCGGCAGGTACATTGCAATCACGATGAACCCGATCGTCACTCCGAGAAACACCATGAGCATTGGCTCAAGAAGAGAAGTGAGCGCCGTCACAGCCGAATCGACTTCATCATCATAAAAGTCGGCTATTTTCTCCAACATGGCATCCAGGGCGCCGGTAGACTCCCCGACACCGATCATCTGAACCACCATCGGAGGGAAGACATTCGTCTTTTTCAACGGTTCAGCAATAGTTTTTCCTTCGCTGATACTCTGTTTCACTGACAACAAAGCTTCTTCGACCACTTTATTTCCTGCGGTCTTTGCCACAATGGAAAGTCCCTCGAGAATGGGAACGCCTGAACTGATGAGCGTGCCCAGGGTTCTTGTAAATCCGGCCACAGAGGCTTTCCTGATCAGATCTCCTGCAACGGGCGTTTTAAGAAGGAGTCCGTCCACAAGGCGTCTTCCTTTGGGCGTTTTATAGTACCTCTTGAATACATAGCCTATCGCCACCAGGATCATCACGATATAAACAATGTTGTGCTGCATGAATTCGCTAATTGAAATGACGATGACCGTCGGGAGAGGAAGAGTTCCTCCAAAATCAGTGAACATTTTTGCAAATTGCGGGATGACCCACACCATCAATACCGTGATCACGATGACCGCAACGCTGACAATCACACCCGGATAAACCATAGCGGATTTTATCTGTTTCTTGAGTTTCATATTTTTTTCAATATGTTTGGAAAGCCGGTTTAAAATTGTATCTAAGATTCCTCCGGCCTCGCCGGCGGCGACCATATTGACATAAAGATCATCAAACACTTTAGGATGTTTTCTCAGTGAATCTGCGTAGGTAGCTCCCCCTTCCACATCTTGACGAACCTGGACGAGCGTCTTCGCCAATAGTTTGTTCTCGGACTGGGTCGAGATGATTTCAAGACATTGGACCAGTGGAAGGCCTGCATCGATCATCGTGGCAAATTGCCGTGTAAAGATAACAATGTCCTTTTCGTTAACCTTACCTCCTCCAAACGAAAGACTAATTCCTGCCGGTTTCGGATTGACAGTCGTCACCAGAATATTCTGCTTTCTCAGAATATTGACCACCTCATCTTTATTGGCAGCGGCGACTTCCCCTTTTTGAACTCCCCCTTGCCTTGTTCTTCCTGTCCAGACAAATGTTGCCATAACGTTCCTCTTTCTATCAATAAACCGAAACCAGACACCCGCTCTCGCGAAGTGCGAATTGTACTTGCACAGTTAGACTTTGAATCCCCATTTTGAGATCAGACATGCGCCATTTTTCCATCTTTCATGCCGCCGGGAGTCGGCGTTAATCCACCACGGTTGAACATCGCGTTGAGTTCGTCCTGGGCACTGGACCTTTGCAATGCCACTTCTTTGGAAATCTGCTTTCGGACCACGAGTTCATATAAAGCCTGGTTCATTGTCTGCATTCCATATTTTCCTTGACCCGTCTGCATTGTTGAATAAATCTGATGAAGCTTGTCTTCACGTATCAGATTTCGAATGGCCGCATTCGGAATCATGATTTCCATGGCCAGACATCTTCCTCCCCCGTGTTTTTCAATCAGTTGTTGGGAGACCACGCCCTCTAATACCATCGAAAGTTGAGCACGAACCTGGGGCTGTTGAATGGGAGGAAACACGTCTATAATACGATTCATGGTCTGAACGCAGGAATTGGTATGAAGCGTTCCCAGGGTAAGATGCCCTGTTTCGGCAATAGTCAGAGCGGCTTCAATCGTCTCCAGATCCCGCATTTCTCCAACCAAAACGACGTCAGGATCCTGCCGTAGTATATACTTAAGGGCAGACTTAAAGGATTTCGTGTCTTGCTTGACCTCGCGCTGATTGACAATCGATTTCTTATGCGGATGAATGTATTCGATCGGATCTTCCACGGTGATAATGTGTGAATGATTGTCCGAGTTGATTTTATCGATTATGGCGGCAAGCGTTGTTGATTTTCCGCTCCCGGTCTGTCCAGTCACGAGAACCAGGCCTCGCGGCCTCTCGCTGAGATCCTTAATCACCTTTGGCAAACCCAGTTCTTCAAAAGATCTGATTTTAAACGGAATCACACGAATGGCTGCCGCGCAGGCTCCCCGTTGCATGAAGACGTTCACTCTGAACCGGCTTAGACCCTGAAGTCCAAATGCAAAATCGAGCTCATTTTCTTCTTCAAAGGAATGTTTCTGGGCATCTGTTAATATGCTATAAATCAGCTGTTTGGTATCAACTGGCGACAAGGGGGGTACTGCCATGGGGACCATGGAGCCGTCAATGCGCATCTGGGGAGGGGTCCCGGTGGTAATATGTAAATCCGTTCCCTTTTTCTCCAATAAGGCTTGTAATAATTGCTGTAAATTCGCCATGTTAGTCCTCTCTTATGAATGTACTACTTTAATAATTTAAAAGACGCTCTTCGTCTTTCTCATTCCCTCAATCCACCGTAACCCGGATTGAATAGAGACGGAGTGTCATGAGGCTGAAACATGGCCCGTTAAATACCACCATCAGGAGTCAGTCCGTAAACGTGGAACCTTCCACTTCTTCAACGGATGTCAACCCCTCTCTTATTTTTTCAAGCCCGCTCATTCGCAAGGTTTTCATTCCTACCGCAATGGCTTTTTTCTTGAGCTCATCCGCGTTCGCTCCCTGCAAAATCAAAGCCTTAATCTCGTCTCCAACTGGAAGTACCTCGTAGAGGCCAAGCCTTCCTTTGTATCCTTTATTGCTGCATGCGGTACAACCCTTACCCTTGTAACAAACGATAGAACCGGCTTCTTCCTTTGAAAAGCCCATGAGGATGAGAGTCTCGGCGGGGACTTTTTCAACCTCTTTGCACTGTTGGCAGACTCTCCTAACAAGTCGTTGGGCCAGGATCAGCACACAGGAGGATGCCACCATGAATGGCTCTATTCCCATATTTAATAGACGGTTAATCGTTCCGGGCGCGTCATTGGTATGAAGGGTACTCAGGACGAGATGACCCGTCAGAGCGGCTTTCACCGCAATTTCTGCGGTTTCAAAATCACGGATTTCCCCCACCATCACCACATCCGGATCCTGACGGAGAAATGACCGAAGTGCTGCTGCGAAATTCAGGCCGATATCTTCTTTCATTTGAACCTGGTTAATCCCTTCCAGGTTATATTCGACAGGATCTTCAGCTGTCATAATATTGATATCGACGGTATTGATATGATGCATCGCGGAATAAAGAGTTGTCGTCTTTCCGCTTCCGGTTGGTCCGGTCACGAGCACCATTCCCCAGGGACTTTCGATTGCTTTCAGGAAATTTTCCATTGCCTTGGGCTCAAAACCAAGTTTTTTCAAGTCCACGTTCAGATTCCCTTTGTCCAAAATTCTCATCACGATCTTTTCACCGAAGAGACAGGGGAGAATGGAAACGCGGAGATCGACCTCCTTTTCTGTCATTTTTAGCTTGATTCTTCCGTCTTGGGGAAGACGCCGTTCGGAAATATCGAGGTTTGACATGATTTTAATTCTTGAAGTCAGAGCAGCCTTCAGCTTCATGGGAGGCGCCATGACTTCCTGCAATTCGCCGTCCAATCGATAACGCACCCGGAATTTCTTCTCATAACATTCAATATGAATGTCGCTCACTCCTTTTTTGATTGCCTCGGTCAAGATAAGATTCACCAATTTAATCACCGGAGCATCTTCAACCTCGGCCTTTAACTTATTCAGATCGACATCGTCATCCTCATCCTGGAGGACGTCCACCTCTTCTTCTTCAATATCCTGAAGCATGGTATTGATCTGATCCGAGGAATTATAATATTTTGTCATGGCAGACAAAATGCCACTTTCTGACGCGAGAACCGGCGAGACATCATAACCGGTCATAAATTTGATATCGTCAATGGCAAAAATATTGGATGGATCGATCATGGCAATATGAAGCAGAGCGCCCGATCTCTTGACCGGAATAATTTTGTATTTCTGGACAAGCTCTGAAGGAACCAGTTTGATCACGCTGGATTCAATCTCTACTTTAGTTAAATCAATGTAAGGCAGTCTCAGCTGTGTGCTCAAAAACTGAAGGAGTTTAATTTCCTCGATGGCACCCATTTTGACTAATACGGAGTCGAATATACCTCCGTCTTTCTTATGCGAAACGAGCGCCTTTTGATAATTGTCTTCGGAAATGAGATTGCCCTGCACAAGTAATTTTCCCAATTTTTCAGGAACCATTGTGACTCCAAAATGTAAAAAGAAGGAGAAAAAAAGGTGTCCAAACTGACTGACAACCTGATAAGAAGTGTATCCACGAACCTTTTTTTTGTCAAACCAGCACGGGGGACTTTCATCCGGACTGAACGGAGGATTCGAGGGCTCTTGGAAATGAAAACTTACATGACACGAAAGGGGAATTATAATTTGGAGGAAAGGACTATTTTAAGAAAGATGACCGGATTGAAAGAACTCCGGACATGGCACGCAATGGGGCCCGTTTACCGGTCCAGATCTGAAAAGCCAAGGCACCCTGAAAAAGGAGCATTCCTGCCCCATTAATCACGGAACACCTCCTTTTCCGGGCTGCTTTCAAAAAGGCGGTTGAAGGGGGATTGTAGATGAGATCACAAACCTTTAATTTCGCATGAAAATAGTGAGAGGGAATCGGCGAAGGTTCACCCGGAAAAAGTCCGACCGAAGTCGTGTTAACGAGAAGATCTGAATTCAAAATGAGCTTTTTTAATTCAGGATCGTGGAGAGATAAGGAAACAACCTTAATGCCGGGAAAATACCGATTGAGCGTTTTTTTAAGTTTCATCCCGTTTTCTGCTGTCCGATTCGCGATTCCGATGACTTTAATTTTTTCGAGACAAAGCTGAATCGCGACAGCTCTCGCCGCACCCCCCGCGCCGAGTATCACCGCGGTTCTCGCTTTCGCCGAGAAGTTCCATTTTTTTTTAAGAGATGCTAAAAAGCCTGCTCCGTCTGTATTGAATCCTTTTAATTTTCCGTTTTCAATCAGGACGGTGTTCACCGCACCGATCATTTTCGCTTCCGGAGAAATTTGATCCAGGAAGGGCATGATTTTTTCTTTAAAAGGAAGGGTTACATTGAAACCCCTAAATCCCAGGTTCTTGAGTGCTTGAATTCCGTTTTTAAGGTTTAGTGGGGAAATCTCAAAGGAAAGATAACGATAGTTAAGATTCAGCTTTTTAAACGCGGCTTCGTGCATTTGGGGTGAGAGGGAATGCGAAACGGGATGGCCAATAATGGCCAGGTAAGTGGTATTTTCTCCCTTCATCCCAGATTCTCTATAAATTCCGCGAGTCCTTTCGCCGTTGATTCAACCAGAATGGTCTCAACACCCAGAACCTTTTCCAGATTTTCAAAAGGCGTCTCGTCAAGAAATAACTGATTAAATTCATTAAGTGCAACAGATGGAATGAGCAGAACATCGCCCAAATCCCTGTCTTTAAGCTGCGCCAGGATGTCGCCGCCTGCAATTAATCCGGTCATCGTAACCGAATGCCCTAAAAAATCATTTTGAATCTGAAAAAGCTGGAAAGTCACTCCGTCGATTTGAATTTGATCCAAAATCTTTTTCAAATAGGGATAAAATGAGGCCCCCGTGATCAGGGAAACTGTTTTCTTTCCCTCGATTTTATCCGGAAATTGACCTATAAACATCTCCATTTCCGATAAAAATGCGGTCACCATTCCAACACCGTTCTCAAGTTGAGGAAAATCAGCATAATAGTCCAAAGAAGGGAGTGGAAGTTCTCCGATAATAAACATTTCATCCGCCGGAAAGAGAAACGGATAGTCTATCTCCCGCTTCAATTCCTCTCGCCAGGCTTCAATGGCAAGAATGGTTTTTCTGGCATATTCGGGGGTAAATGTCGGCAGAGAAGGGAGATTTTCACGATGTTTCGTGAGCCCGACTGGAACGATCGCGAGCGACATGACACCCGGGTAGAATTTCGCCAGGTCTCTCACGCTCCTTTCCAGATAATCGCCATCGTTGAGTTGCGGCGTCAGGACGATCTGGGTATGAAGACGAATTCCTTGTGCGGTCAATTCCGAAATCTGTGGCAGGATGGGAGGAGCATGTTCATTTTTCAGGAGGTCTTTTCTTAGCTCGACATCGGTTGTATGAACAGAAATATATAGGGGAGAGAGCTTCTGTTCGTATATTCGCTCCTTATCTTTCCTGGAAAGATTGGTTAAGGTAATATAATTTCCAAACATAAACGAAAAACGATAGTCCTCGTCACGAATGTAAAGGGATTTGCGATATCCATCCGGCATCTGATCGACGAAACAAAATTCACACTCATTCGGACACTGTCGAATCTTCATAGGAGAGAACTCGATACCCAACCCTTCATCGAATTCCTTTTCGATCTCGATCTCCCAGATTTCGCCATCTTGTTTCGCCAGTTCGACTGTGATCACTTCTTCAGTTGAATAGAATTTATAATCGATAACGTCCCGGAGAAATTTGCCATTGACAGTCAAAAGCTCATCCTCTTTTTCGATGCCCACCTCTTCGGCAATGCTTCCAGGTTCCACATTGACGATGAGCAGACCCTTTGGCCTCATTGTTTTGACTTCAGCAATCTTCATTTATTTAATAAAACCTCGGTATATATAATGGAACCTTTTCCCACCAGGGTCGGAGTAATATTGACCTCGATCTGAACCTTTTCCAGAATTATTGCGCCCATGACCAAAACGACATCCCGGCTCACTAGAATAACAGAGACTTATACCGGGATCAATTTGATAATCAACGTAGACCAGGCAATTGATGAAAAAAGGGATGAGCAGGTTTCCAAAGAGCGAAATTGAATACGGAATATGCATCAGGGAACAAGGGTAAGATTATAGGGTCAATTTGATTTACATGTCAACCCAGGTTCGAGTAAAATGATAAGTTTTGCTTTACAAAAACAGAAAATTAATGTATAACTCACCCTAAATATAACTCTTTGATTTTTAACTATTTTTATGAGTTTATTCCCCTATATTATGAATTCTCATAGGCCTGGAATTTGGAGCGGATATGGAACCGGTTGAAATTCATCAGATTGAAGGATTTGACCCAAGAAACCGAATGTTTAACAGAAATATTTCTGTCTACAGGAAAGAAAGGAG includes the following:
- a CDS encoding type IV pilus twitching motility protein PilT, producing the protein MANLQQLLQALLEKKGTDLHITTGTPPQMRIDGSMVPMAVPPLSPVDTKQLIYSILTDAQKHSFEEENELDFAFGLQGLSRFRVNVFMQRGACAAAIRVIPFKIRSFEELGLPKVIKDLSERPRGLVLVTGQTGSGKSTTLAAIIDKINSDNHSHIITVEDPIEYIHPHKKSIVNQREVKQDTKSFKSALKYILRQDPDVVLVGEMRDLETIEAALTIAETGHLTLGTLHTNSCVQTMNRIIDVFPPIQQPQVRAQLSMVLEGVVSQQLIEKHGGGRCLAMEIMIPNAAIRNLIREDKLHQIYSTMQTGQGKYGMQTMNQALYELVVRKQISKEVALQRSSAQDELNAMFNRGGLTPTPGGMKDGKMAHV
- the pilB gene encoding type IV-A pilus assembly ATPase PilB, with protein sequence MVPEKLGKLLVQGNLISEDNYQKALVSHKKDGGIFDSVLVKMGAIEEIKLLQFLSTQLRLPYIDLTKVEIESSVIKLVPSELVQKYKIIPVKRSGALLHIAMIDPSNIFAIDDIKFMTGYDVSPVLASESGILSAMTKYYNSSDQINTMLQDIEEEEVDVLQDEDDDVDLNKLKAEVEDAPVIKLVNLILTEAIKKGVSDIHIECYEKKFRVRYRLDGELQEVMAPPMKLKAALTSRIKIMSNLDISERRLPQDGRIKLKMTEKEVDLRVSILPCLFGEKIVMRILDKGNLNVDLKKLGFEPKAMENFLKAIESPWGMVLVTGPTGSGKTTTLYSAMHHINTVDINIMTAEDPVEYNLEGINQVQMKEDIGLNFAAALRSFLRQDPDVVMVGEIRDFETAEIAVKAALTGHLVLSTLHTNDAPGTINRLLNMGIEPFMVASSCVLILAQRLVRRVCQQCKEVEKVPAETLILMGFSKEEAGSIVCYKGKGCTACSNKGYKGRLGLYEVLPVGDEIKALILQGANADELKKKAIAVGMKTLRMSGLEKIREGLTSVEEVEGSTFTD
- the aroE gene encoding shikimate dehydrogenase, which encodes MKGENTTYLAIIGHPVSHSLSPQMHEAAFKKLNLNYRYLSFEISPLNLKNGIQALKNLGFRGFNVTLPFKEKIMPFLDQISPEAKMIGAVNTVLIENGKLKGFNTDGAGFLASLKKKWNFSAKARTAVILGAGGAARAVAIQLCLEKIKVIGIANRTAENGMKLKKTLNRYFPGIKVVSLSLHDPELKKLILNSDLLVNTTSVGLFPGEPSPIPSHYFHAKLKVCDLIYNPPSTAFLKAARKRRCSVINGAGMLLFQGALAFQIWTGKRAPLRAMSGVLSIRSSFLK
- a CDS encoding DUF512 domain-containing protein codes for the protein MKIAEVKTMRPKGLLIVNVEPGSIAEEVGIEKEDELLTVNGKFLRDVIDYKFYSTEEVITVELAKQDGEIWEIEIEKEFDEGLGIEFSPMKIRQCPNECEFCFVDQMPDGYRKSLYIRDEDYRFSFMFGNYITLTNLSRKDKERIYEQKLSPLYISVHTTDVELRKDLLKNEHAPPILPQISELTAQGIRLHTQIVLTPQLNDGDYLERSVRDLAKFYPGVMSLAIVPVGLTKHRENLPSLPTFTPEYARKTILAIEAWREELKREIDYPFLFPADEMFIIGELPLPSLDYYADFPQLENGVGMVTAFLSEMEMFIGQFPDKIEGKKTVSLITGASFYPYLKKILDQIQIDGVTFQLFQIQNDFLGHSVTMTGLIAGGDILAQLKDRDLGDVLLIPSVALNEFNQLFLDETPFENLEKVLGVETILVESTAKGLAEFIENLG